The proteins below come from a single Eucalyptus grandis isolate ANBG69807.140 chromosome 3, ASM1654582v1, whole genome shotgun sequence genomic window:
- the LOC104437669 gene encoding G-type lectin S-receptor-like serine/threonine-protein kinase SD2-5: MDSIGDGGLFLLSNSSIFSFGFVPASDPTLFSLAVVHFVSGTIVWAANNDALVTNFDTFDFDENGNAFLQKAGSTVWSTNTSGIGVSAMELQDSGNLVLLGKESTVAWQSFDYPTDTLLLNQDFTQGMRLVSRGFKNLTYTLEIKSGDMILSAGYKTPQPYWSMGKDLRKVKNKNGGPVASATMVANSWRFYDENRTLLWQFLFWNYTEPNDTWIAVLGKDGIISFSSLSSERSTNASPVEIPIDDTCSTPESCDPFEVCYNGSDCRCLLALDSHPNCGSGLGYPCDHSKASIDLVDAGEGIGYFALEFVSPSLNADLNGCKTSCLDNCSCLAIFYENSSGGCYLFDSIGALQSSDQNSGFVSYIKVLTGGGKNGGKSQDSRRNEKRLLYAGLFPVSTFFLVLGLICAGFRYSKAKRTLPEAAQETAEEDNFLSSLSEILVRFRYKELQDATNNFSMKLGQGGFGSVYQGVLPDGTRLAVKKLEGIGQGRKEFRAEVHSIGSIHHHHLVRLKAFCEEGTHRLLAYEYMANGSLDKWIFKKDKEGMLDWETRYKIAIGMAKGLAYLHEECDVKIVHCDIKPENVLLDDKFKAKVSDFGLAKLMTREQSRVVTMLRGTRGYLAPEWITSCAISEKSDVYSYGKVLFEIIGGRRNYNPEETSEKSYFPLYAFKMMEEGKLREILDPGLEINERDETVSIAIKVASWCIQEDMNLRPSMLKVVQMLEGVFPVPQPLTSSPQGCGFFPRFFKPEDHSNTTLSAVQLSGPR; the protein is encoded by the coding sequence ATGGATTCAATCGGCGATGGTGGATTGTTTCTTTTGTCCAATAGCTCAATTTTCAGCTTCGGCTTTGTCCCAGCCTCCGATCCTACTCTATTCTCATTAGCTGTGGTTCATTTCGTCAGTGGGACCATAGTATGGGCCGCAAATAACGACGCACTGGTCACGAATTTTGATACTTTTGACTTCGATGAGAATGGCAATGCGTTTCTACAGAAAGCAGGAAGCACTGTGTGGTCGACGAATACCAGTGGGATAGGAGTTTCCGCAATGGAGTTGCAGGATTCAGGAAATCTGGTTTTGCTTGGGAAGGAAAGTACAGTGGCTTGGCAGAGTTTTGACTATCCTACCGATACGCTATTATTGAACCAAGATTTCACGCAAGGGATGCGGCTCGTGAGCCGGGGGTTCAAGAACTTGACCTACACTCTCGAGATTAAATCTGGCGACATGATCCTTTCTGCCGGTTATAAAACGCCTCAACCTTATTGGTCGATGGGGAAGGACTTAAGAAAAGTGAAGAACAAAAATGGCGGTCCCGTAGCCTCTGCCACGATGGTCGCAAATTCATGGAGATTCTACGATGAGAACAGAACTTTGCTGTGGCAATTCCTCTTTTGGAATTATACCGAACCTAACGACACTTGGATCGCTGTCCTAGGGAAGGACGGGATCATCTCATTTTCCAGCTTGAGCAGTGAAAGATCGACTAATGCTTCTCCCGTGGAAATACCAATTGATGACACATGCAGCACGCCTGAATCTTGCGACCCGTTTGAAGTCTGTTATAATGGGAGTGATTGTCGATGTCTCTTAGCCCTCGATTCTCATCCAAATTGTGGTTCAGGGCTGGGTTATCCTTGCGATCACTCAAAGGCTTCAATTGATCTTGTTGATGCTGGGGAGGGAATCGGGTATTTTGCGCTCGAGTTTGTCTCACCCTCGCTGAATGCCGATCTCAATGGATGCAAAACCTCTTGCCTGGATAATTGTTCATGTCTCGCAATATTTTATGAGAATAGTTCTGGAGGTTGTTACTTGTTTGACAGTATTGGGGCCTTGCAGAGCTCTGATCAGAATTCTGGATTTGTCTCTTACATTAAGGTGTTAACCGGGGGTGGTAAGAATGGCGGGAAATCTCAAGACAGCAGACGCAACGAGAAACGTTTGTTATATGCTGGCCTATTTCCTGTTTCCACTTTCTTCCTTGTTCTTGGTCTGATCTGTGCCGGATTCAGATATTCCAAGGCAAAGCGGACATTGCCCGAAGCTGCTCAAGAGACTGCGGAGGAGGACAACTTTCTCAGCAGTTTATCGGAAATACTGGTTCGTTTCAGGTATAAAGAGCTTCAAGATGCGACTAACAACTTTTCCATGAAGCTAGGGCAAGGCGGGTTTGGCTCAGTGTACCAAGGTGTCCTACCAGATGGGACGAGATTGGCTGTGAAGAAATTGGAAGGCATCGGCCAGGGAAGGAAAGAGTTTCGAGCCGAAGTACACAGCATCGGAAGCATCCATCATCACCACTTGGTCAGGCTGAAGGCCTTTTGCGAGGAAGGAACTCACCGGCTTCTAGCATACGAGTACATGGCGAACGGGTCTCTCGATAAATGGATCTTTAAGAAAGACAAGGAAGGCATGTTAGATTGGGAAACACGATATAAAATTGCAATTGGAATGGCAAAAGGACTGGCCTACTTACACGAAGAATGTGATGTGAAGATTGTTCACTGCGATATAAAGCCAGAAAACGTGCTTTTGGATGACAAATTTAAAGCCAAAGTCTCGGATTTCGGATTGGCTAAGCTAATGACAAGAGAGCAGAGCCGTGTTGTTACGATGCTCAGAGGCACGAGAGGTTACCTCGCGCCGGAGTGGATAACCAGCTGTGCCATATCTGAGAAGAGCGATGTCTATAGTTACGGGAAGGTTCTGTTTGAGATAATTGGCGGAAGAAGGAACTACAACCCCGAGGAAACATCGGAGAAATCCTATTTCCCCCTCTATGCTTTCAAGATGATGGAAGAAGGGAAGCTGAGAGAGATACTTGATCCAGGTCTTGAGATCAATGAAAGAGATGAGACGGTTTCTATTGCTATTAAAGTTGCATCATGGTGCATACAAGAAGATATGAACCTGAGGCCGTCAATGTTAAAAGTCGTCCAAATGCTTGAAGGTGTCTTTCCGGTTCCTCAGCCGCTGACTTCTTCCCCACAAGGTTGTGGATTTTTTCCGAGGTTTTTCAAGCCAGAAGACCACAGCAACACAACTCTTTCAGCGGTTCAGCTTTCAGGTCCGAGGTAA